The proteins below come from a single Oryzias melastigma strain HK-1 unplaced genomic scaffold, ASM292280v2 sc00333, whole genome shotgun sequence genomic window:
- the LOC112139854 gene encoding gastrula zinc finger protein XlCGF57.1-like, which translates to MKEEPGELCISQDEEQLDLKQETETLMEIPALEEHVDSEADGNNQQSFNGTDSQDEEGNQHEESTSTPDEETEPQNRDQRKRRDRSHVQSVASSHMSEGQCDSNIKKKLKMKTLVKKYKQPEKEERLSSAGSGKGTAIPHGVSVHMRTETSPDERSYVCKDCGKRFGDCSKFRNHLRTCLGEKPFSCIECAKKYSSKTNLKTHMRTHTGEKPFSCKECDKSFRQMYSLKTHMRTHTGEKPFSCKECNRSFSDMSHLSRHMRTHTGEKPFSCKECDRSFTRRSSLKTHMRTHTGEKPFSCKECDSRYIQYPSLKTHMRTHTGEKLFSCKECDTSFRQMCHLKRHMRTHTGEKPFSCKECDKSFRDKSGLRTHMRTHTGEKPFSCKECDTSFSQMSNLKSHMRSHTGDKPFLCQECDLRFSCKSHLKTHMRTHTRDKPFSCKDCDKSFSFKSHLTTHMRTHTGEKPFSCKECDRSFSRLSSLKRHMRTHTGEKPFFNK; encoded by the coding sequence ATGAAAGAGGAACCAGGAGaactctgcatcagtcaggatgaagagcagcttgatctgaagcaggagactgaaaccttAATGGAGATTCCTGCTTTGGAGGAACATgttgacagtgaagcagatgggaacaatcagcagagctttaatggaactgatagtcaggatgaagaaggaaaccaacatgaagaatcaacatcaactccagatgaagagacagagccacagaacagagatcagaggaagagaagagacagaagtcatgtccaaagtgtggccagctctcacatgtcagaaggtcagtgtgactctaatattaaaaagaagttaaagatgaaaactttgGTTAAGAAATACAAACAACCCGAAAAAGAAGAGAGACTTTCCTCTGCAGGGTCTGGTAAAGGAACAGCAATTCCACACGGTGTGTCTGTCCACATGAGAACTGAGACGAGCCCTGATGAAAGATCTTATGTCTGTAAAGATTGTGGTAAAAGATTTGGTGACTGCTCTAAGTTCAGAAATCACCTTAGAACTTGTTtaggagagaagcctttctcTTGTATAGAATGTGCTAAAAAATATAGTAGTAAAAcaaatctcaaaacacacatgagaactcacacaggagagaagcctttctcgtgtaaagaatgtgacaaaagttttagacaAATGTATTCTCTCAAAACAcatatgagaactcatacaggagagaagcctttttcgtgtaaagaatgtaaCAGAAGTTTTAGTGATATGTCTCATCTCAGTAGACATATGAGAACTCATactggagagaagcctttttcgtgtaaagaatgtgacagaagttttactCGACGTTCtagtctcaaaacacacatgagaactcatactggagagaagcctttttcgtgtaaagaatgtgattcAAGATATATTCAATATCCtagtctcaaaacacacatgagaactcatactgGAGAGAAGCTtttttcgtgtaaagaatgtgacacaAGTTTTAGACAAATGTgtcatctcaaaagacacatgagaactcatactggagagaagcctttttcgtgtaaagaatgtgacaaaagttttagagATAAATCTGGTCTCagaacacacatgagaactcatacaggagagaagcctttttcgtgtaaagaatgtgacacaagttttagtcaaatgtcTAATCTTAAATCACACATGAGAAGCCATACAGGAGATaagccttttttgtgtcaaGAATGTGATTTAAGATTTAGTTGTAAATCTCATCTTAAAActcacatgagaactcatacaagAGACAAACCTTTTTCGTGCAAAGATTgcgataaaagttttagttttaagtcTCATCTCacaacacacatgagaactcatactggagagaagcctttttcgtgtaaagaatgtgacagaagttttagtcgaCTATCtagtctcaaaagacacatgagaactcatactggagagaagcctttttttaacaaatga
- the LOC112139855 gene encoding gastrula zinc finger protein XlCGF57.1-like: MSEGQCDSDGKKKFKMKTLVKKYKQPEKEEILSSAGSGKRTKIPHGVCVHMTTETSPDERSYVCKDCGKRFGDWSKFRNHMKIYLGEKHYSCREYDQSDSDEGKPFSFIECAKKCSCKTNLKTHTRTHTGEKPFSCKECNSRYIHKRSLKTHMRTHTGEKPFSCKQCDKSFIITSHLKSHMRSHTGEKPFSCKECDRSFTRRFSLKTHMRTHTGEKPFSCKECDSRFIHKRSLKRHMRTHTGEKPFSCKQCDKSFIITSHLKSHMRSHTGEKPFSCKECDRSFTRRFSLKTHMRTHTGEKPFSCKECDTSFSQMSNLKSHMRTHTGEKPFSCQECDLRFSCKSHLKTHMRTHTREKPFSCKECDSRFIHKRSIKAHMRTHTGEKPFSCKECDRSFSRLSSLKRHMRTHTGEKPFFNK, from the coding sequence atgtcagaaggtcagtgtgactctgatggtaaaaaaaagttcaagatgaaaactttggtaaagaaatacaaacaacCCGAAAAAGAAGAGATACTTTCCTCTGCAGGGTCtggtaaaagaacaaaaattccACACGGTGTGTGTGTCCACATGACAACTGAGACGAGCCCTGATGAAAGATCTTATGTCTGTAAAGATTGTGGTAAAAGATTTGGTGACTGGTCTAAGTTCAGAAATCACATGAAAATCTATTTAGGAGAGAAGCACTATTCTTGTAGAGAATATGATCAAAGCGATAGTGATGAAGGTAAGCCTTTCTCTTTTATAGAATGtgctaaaaaatgtagttgtaaaacaaatctcaaaacacacacgagaactcacacaggagagaagcctttttcgtgtaaagaatgtaatTCAAGATATATTCATAAACGtagtctcaaaacacacatgagaactcatactggagagaagcctttttcttgtaaacaatgtgataaaagttttatcaTTACTTCTCATCTTAAATCACACATGAGAAGCCATactggagagaagcctttttcgtgtaaagaatgtgacagaagttttactCGACGTTTtagtctcaaaacacacatgagaactcatacaggagagaagcctttttcgtgtaaagaatgtgattcAAGATTTATTCATAAACGtagtctcaaaagacacatgagaactcatactggagagaagcctttttcttgtaaacaatgtgataaaagttttatcaTTACTTCTCATCTTAAATCACACATGAGAAGCCATactggagagaagcctttttcgtgtaaagaatgtgacagaagttttactCGACGTTTtagtctcaaaacacacatgagaactcatacaggagagaagcctttttcgtgtaaagaatgtgacacaagttttagtcaaatgtcTAATCTtaaatcacacatgagaactcataccggagagaagcctttttcgtgtCAAGAATGTGATTTAAGATTTAGTTGTAAATCTCatcttaaaacacacatgagaactcatacaagagagaagcctttttcgtgtaaagaatgtgattcAAGATTTATTCATAAGCGTAGTATCAaagcacacatgagaactcatactggagagaagcctttttcgtgtaaagaatgtgacagaagttttagtcgaCTATCtagtctcaaaagacacatgagaactcatacaggagagaagcctttttttaacaaatga